The proteins below come from a single Asanoa ferruginea genomic window:
- a CDS encoding discoidin domain-containing protein: protein MAVSRRRFVTSVAAGSALAAISTTELAAVLASPASAASPPGDVVGKISVGYQGWFACPGDGAPIGGWWHWSRDRFQPPSPSNTTIVSWPDMREFTRAYTTAYPNLGNGQPAQLFSSYDDQTVDTHFKWMQQYNVDTAALQRFNPVSDEGPTRDAMAQKVRAAAERYSRKFYIMYDVTSWTNMQSEIKTDWTTKMSAHTASSAYARQNGKPVVCIWGFGFNDSGRPFAPAPCLDVINWFKAQGCYVIGGVPTYWRQGINDSRAGFSEVYHAFNMISPWMVGRTGDLAGLDSFYTNVNIPDQADCNANGIDYQPCVMPGDLSSGHRRHGDFYWRHIYNMIRVGAAGLYVSMFDEFNEGNQIAKTSETQATTPAGANIRSLDEDGTFCSSDYYLRITADGGRMLKGQLALTATRPTQPTTGTPPDPPTGNLALNKPTSASSQNGGFVAGNAVDANVGSYWESANSAFPQWLQVDLGTAVQVNRVVLKLPPGWETRTQTILIQGSTNGSQWGTLAPSAGVTFNPASGNSVTLPVLASLARYVRLTINGNTAWPAAQISQLEVYGGIVDPGGPPTAPGNLTVTGKTTTSVSLSWTASTDDTGVVGYDVRQGNTVVGSPTGTSYTVNALTPNTSYSFSVVARDTAGNVSSSSNVVTTTTNAPPANTNLALGKPTAESGHTQSYGSGNVVDGDANSYWESPNNAFPQWVQVDLGAATSVGRVVLKLPPPAAWQTRTQTLSIQGSTNGSSWSTLSASAGRVFNPATGNAVTVSFTATSTRYVRVNVTGNTGWPAGQLSELEVYAS, encoded by the coding sequence ATGGCGGTATCGCGCCGAAGATTCGTGACCTCAGTGGCGGCCGGCTCTGCGCTCGCCGCCATCTCCACCACCGAACTGGCCGCCGTCCTGGCCAGTCCCGCCAGCGCGGCCAGCCCGCCCGGCGACGTGGTCGGCAAGATCTCCGTCGGCTACCAGGGCTGGTTCGCCTGCCCCGGTGACGGCGCCCCGATCGGCGGCTGGTGGCACTGGAGCCGGGACCGGTTCCAGCCGCCGTCGCCGAGCAACACGACGATCGTGTCCTGGCCCGACATGCGGGAATTCACCCGCGCCTACACGACCGCCTACCCCAACCTCGGCAACGGCCAGCCGGCGCAACTCTTCTCGTCCTACGACGACCAGACCGTCGACACCCACTTCAAGTGGATGCAGCAATACAACGTCGACACCGCCGCCCTCCAGCGGTTCAACCCGGTCAGCGACGAGGGCCCGACCCGCGACGCGATGGCACAGAAGGTCCGCGCGGCCGCCGAGCGCTACAGCCGCAAGTTCTACATCATGTATGACGTCACGAGCTGGACGAACATGCAGTCGGAGATCAAGACCGACTGGACGACCAAGATGTCCGCGCACACCGCGTCGTCCGCCTACGCACGGCAGAACGGCAAGCCGGTCGTCTGCATCTGGGGCTTTGGCTTCAACGACTCCGGCCGCCCGTTCGCGCCCGCACCCTGCCTCGACGTCATCAACTGGTTCAAGGCGCAGGGTTGTTATGTCATCGGCGGCGTGCCCACCTACTGGCGACAGGGGATCAACGACTCGCGCGCCGGCTTCTCCGAGGTCTACCACGCGTTCAACATGATCTCGCCGTGGATGGTCGGCCGCACCGGTGACCTGGCCGGCCTCGACTCCTTCTACACCAACGTCAACATCCCCGACCAGGCCGACTGCAATGCCAACGGCATCGACTACCAGCCGTGCGTGATGCCGGGCGACCTGTCGTCGGGGCATCGCCGGCACGGCGACTTCTACTGGCGACACATCTACAACATGATCCGGGTCGGCGCCGCCGGCCTCTACGTCTCGATGTTTGACGAGTTCAACGAGGGCAACCAGATCGCCAAGACCAGCGAGACGCAGGCGACGACCCCCGCCGGCGCCAACATCCGCTCCCTCGACGAAGACGGCACCTTCTGCTCGTCCGACTACTACTTGCGGATCACCGCCGACGGTGGCCGGATGCTCAAGGGCCAACTCGCCCTCACCGCCACCCGGCCGACCCAGCCCACCACCGGCACCCCGCCCGACCCGCCGACCGGCAACCTCGCCCTCAACAAGCCGACCTCGGCGAGCTCCCAGAACGGCGGTTTCGTCGCCGGCAACGCGGTCGACGCCAACGTCGGCAGCTACTGGGAGAGCGCCAACAGCGCCTTCCCACAATGGCTCCAGGTCGACCTCGGCACTGCCGTGCAGGTCAACCGCGTCGTGCTGAAGCTGCCGCCGGGCTGGGAGACGCGTACCCAGACAATCCTGATCCAAGGCAGCACCAACGGATCGCAGTGGGGGACGCTCGCGCCGAGCGCCGGGGTGACCTTCAACCCCGCGTCCGGCAACAGCGTGACGCTGCCCGTGCTCGCGTCGCTGGCCCGCTACGTGCGCTTGACGATCAACGGCAACACCGCCTGGCCGGCCGCCCAGATCTCGCAGCTCGAGGTGTATGGCGGGATCGTCGACCCCGGCGGACCGCCCACCGCACCGGGCAACCTGACAGTCACCGGCAAGACCACCACCAGCGTCTCGCTCTCGTGGACCGCCTCGACCGACGACACCGGCGTGGTCGGCTACGACGTGCGCCAGGGCAACACCGTGGTGGGCTCGCCGACCGGCACGTCTTACACCGTCAACGCTCTGACCCCCAACACCAGCTACAGCTTCTCGGTCGTCGCCCGGGACACCGCCGGCAACGTCTCCAGCTCCTCCAATGTGGTCACGACGACGACCAACGCGCCGCCGGCCAACACCAACCTCGCGCTTGGCAAGCCGACCGCCGAGAGCGGACACACCCAGAGTTACGGCTCCGGCAACGTCGTCGACGGCGACGCCAACAGCTACTGGGAAAGCCCCAACAACGCGTTTCCGCAATGGGTTCAGGTCGACCTCGGCGCCGCGACGTCGGTCGGCCGGGTCGTGCTCAAGCTGCCGCCGCCGGCCGCCTGGCAGACCCGGACCCAGACGCTGTCGATCCAGGGCAGCACCAATGGATCGTCGTGGAGCACGCTTTCCGCGTCCGCCGGCCGGGTGTTCAATCCGGCGACCGGCAATGCGGTGACCGTCAGCTTCACCGCGACGTCGACCCGCTACGTGCGGGTCAACGTCACCGGCAACACCGGCTGGCCCGCGGGCCAGCTTTCCGAGCTAGAGGTGTACGCCAGCTGA
- a CDS encoding ABC transporter ATP-binding protein, with product MPDVLVEAAGLVKRYPPRDRHGTAFTAVDGIDFTLRRGESFGFLGPNGAGKSSTMRMIACVSPPTGGTLRVLGMDPRTHGRQIRARLGVVPQDDALDRDLTVLENLLIYGRYFGLPKALITERSGQLLEFAQLADRGGERVDALSGGMRRRLTIARSLINEPEILLLDEPTTGLDPQARHVLWDRLFRLKQQGVSLILTTHYMDEAEQLCDRLVVMDKGRIVAQGSPAELIAAHSTKEVLELRFEIGEQDKALAKLRDAEISDRLEELPDRVLWYTAEGEAALAVVHQLGLVPATAMVRRASLEDVFLALTGRTLVD from the coding sequence ATGCCCGATGTCCTCGTGGAGGCGGCCGGCCTCGTCAAGCGCTACCCACCCCGAGACCGTCACGGCACGGCGTTCACCGCGGTCGACGGCATCGACTTCACCCTGCGGCGCGGCGAGTCGTTCGGGTTCCTCGGACCCAACGGCGCGGGCAAGTCGTCGACGATGCGGATGATCGCGTGCGTGTCGCCGCCGACCGGCGGCACGCTGCGGGTGCTCGGCATGGACCCGCGTACCCATGGCCGGCAGATCCGGGCCCGGCTCGGCGTCGTGCCACAGGACGACGCGCTCGACCGCGACCTGACCGTGCTGGAGAACCTGCTCATCTACGGCCGCTATTTCGGGCTGCCCAAGGCGCTCATCACCGAGCGCAGCGGGCAACTGCTGGAGTTCGCCCAGCTCGCCGACCGCGGCGGCGAGCGGGTCGACGCGCTCTCGGGCGGCATGCGGCGGCGACTCACGATCGCCCGGTCGCTGATCAACGAGCCGGAGATCCTGCTCCTCGACGAGCCCACCACCGGGCTCGACCCGCAGGCCCGGCACGTGCTCTGGGATCGGCTGTTCCGGCTCAAGCAGCAGGGCGTCAGCCTGATCCTGACCACGCATTACATGGACGAGGCCGAGCAACTCTGCGACCGGCTGGTCGTGATGGACAAGGGCCGGATCGTCGCGCAGGGCTCGCCGGCCGAGCTGATCGCGGCACACTCCACAAAGGAGGTCCTGGAGCTGCGCTTCGAGATCGGCGAGCAGGACAAGGCGCTGGCGAAACTGCGCGACGCCGAGATCAGCGACCGGCTGGAGGAGCTGCCCGACCGGGTGCTCTGGTATACGGCCGAGGGCGAGGCGGCGCTGGCGGTCGTGCATCAGCTCGGCCTGGTGCCCGCGACGGCGATGGTGCGCCGGGCCAGTCTCGAAGACGTGTTCCTCGCGCTCACCGGCCGGACGCTGGTCGACTGA
- a CDS encoding ABC transporter permease produces MATADAMVFRAYHYWILRYRRTWRGTVVISIANPLLFLVAVGLGIGRLVGPDPAALGGVDYLAFFAPGMLAAAAMQNGIIESAFPVAFNRGPGGAYPVAAGTPLEPEDILHGHLLFMASRVTLSAAVFAAVMVAFGAAQSPLVLLAVPAAALTAMAFALPAAAWAVTLPDIRPVNGIFKWVVMPLYLFSGTFFAVSQLPEAVRPLVYATPLWHGVDLCRSLSLGTVSWPLAIVHIGYLAALGAVGYLLARRTYRRHLHA; encoded by the coding sequence ATGGCGACCGCCGACGCGATGGTGTTCCGCGCCTACCACTATTGGATCCTGCGCTATCGACGCACCTGGCGCGGCACGGTGGTGATCAGCATCGCCAACCCGTTGCTGTTCCTGGTGGCGGTCGGGCTTGGCATCGGCCGGCTGGTCGGGCCCGATCCCGCGGCCCTGGGCGGCGTCGACTATCTGGCGTTCTTCGCGCCCGGGATGCTGGCCGCGGCCGCGATGCAGAACGGCATCATCGAGTCGGCGTTCCCGGTGGCGTTCAATCGTGGGCCCGGCGGCGCCTACCCGGTCGCGGCCGGCACGCCGTTGGAACCCGAGGACATCCTGCACGGCCATCTCCTCTTCATGGCGTCGCGGGTGACACTGAGCGCCGCCGTGTTCGCGGCGGTGATGGTCGCGTTCGGTGCGGCCCAGTCGCCGCTGGTGCTGTTGGCGGTGCCGGCGGCGGCCCTCACCGCGATGGCGTTCGCGCTGCCGGCAGCCGCCTGGGCGGTGACACTGCCGGACATCCGGCCGGTGAACGGCATCTTCAAGTGGGTGGTGATGCCGCTCTACCTGTTTTCCGGCACGTTCTTCGCGGTGTCGCAGCTGCCGGAGGCGGTCCGTCCGCTCGTCTACGCGACCCCGCTGTGGCACGGCGTCGACCTGTGCCGCTCGCTGAGCCTCGGCACGGTCTCGTGGCCGCTCGCGATTGTCCACATCGGATATCTCGCTGCCCTCGGCGCCGTCGGATACCTGCTGGCACGCCGCACCTACCGGCGCCACCTCCACGCCTGA
- a CDS encoding ABC transporter permease — protein sequence MSSAHLIVVRHLWVLRHGRPWNLVVNGIFEPFLYLLSIGVGIGQLINGGSDASAYAAFVAPALLATSAMNSAVNETTANVWFRVRFDKVYDAIVTTPMRIGDIAVGEIAASVLRSTLSSSCFFVVILLLGMVHSWWALLAVPAAMLIAYAFSAAGLAAATYIREPHHHQYLQLIMLPMFLFATTFYPLSIYPPTLQVLVAALPLYQSIELMRGLTTGHLGAGMLAATAYLLVLGIGTTWLARRRLAGLLLS from the coding sequence GTGTCGTCCGCTCACTTGATCGTCGTGCGTCACCTCTGGGTCCTGCGCCACGGCCGGCCGTGGAACCTGGTCGTCAACGGCATCTTCGAACCCTTCCTCTATCTCCTCTCCATCGGTGTGGGCATCGGCCAGCTCATCAACGGTGGGTCAGACGCCTCCGCGTATGCGGCCTTCGTGGCGCCGGCCCTGCTCGCGACGTCGGCGATGAACAGCGCGGTCAACGAGACGACCGCCAACGTCTGGTTTCGGGTGCGCTTCGACAAGGTCTACGACGCGATCGTCACGACGCCGATGCGGATCGGCGACATCGCGGTCGGCGAGATCGCCGCGTCGGTGCTCCGCAGCACCCTGTCATCGAGTTGCTTCTTTGTGGTCATCCTGCTGCTCGGCATGGTCCACTCCTGGTGGGCACTACTCGCCGTGCCGGCCGCGATGCTGATCGCATATGCCTTCTCGGCAGCCGGCCTGGCCGCCGCCACCTACATCCGCGAGCCGCACCACCACCAGTATCTGCAACTAATCATGCTGCCGATGTTCCTGTTCGCGACCACGTTCTACCCGCTGTCGATCTACCCGCCCACGCTTCAGGTGCTGGTCGCGGCCCTGCCGCTCTATCAGAGCATTGAGCTCATGCGCGGCCTGACCACCGGTCACCTCGGGGCCGGCATGCTGGCCGCCACCGCCTATCTCCTGGTGCTGGGCATCGGCACGACGTGGCTGGCCCGGCGCCGGCTGGCCGGGTTGTTGCTGAGCTGA
- the ggt gene encoding gamma-glutamyltransferase has translation MKLGKIAVVAVVIAAGLVVPGSAPALAHGGGEPPRNPTATGYGGAVSTVDPTATAVGLDVLRRGGNAVDAAVAAAATLGVTEPFSAGIGGGGFFVYYDAKTRRVHTIDGREAAPRAMGQDAFIKADGTPMAFQEARISGISAGVPGSLLTWKEALRKWGSRSLGAALSPAADVARRGFTVDATFRQQIADNSAQFAQFDSTRDLYLPGGQPPLVGSRFRNPDLADTYGEISRRGTDAFYEGAIARDIVATVQHPPVAADPAVPWQFEIRPGGMTLADLDRYDVRFPAPTKSDYRGYTVYGMSTPSSGGVAVSEALNILEQFDLAGLTATEALHLYLEASALSFADRNRYVGDYTSQAVLDELVRDKFAAERACQIDPTKALVKPVAPGSPDGHYGGCTTATAVADGNPGQSTTNLTVTDKWGNIVEYTLTIEQTGGNAMVVPGRGFLLNNEMTDFNFAQAPGAPADPNLPAPGKRPRSSMSPTIVFDDGKPFLALGSPGGATIITTVLQILVNRIDLGMTLPEAMAAPRASQRNASPGQAEPAFITAYGGELGTLGQAFAATPELGAATAIEFTRRGLIATAEPVRRGGGAAGVLHNSH, from the coding sequence ATGAAGCTCGGAAAGATCGCAGTCGTCGCCGTCGTCATCGCGGCAGGGCTGGTGGTGCCGGGCTCTGCCCCGGCGCTCGCTCATGGTGGTGGCGAACCGCCCAGAAACCCCACCGCCACCGGATATGGCGGAGCGGTCTCGACTGTCGACCCCACCGCCACCGCCGTGGGCCTCGACGTGCTGCGCCGGGGTGGCAACGCCGTGGACGCCGCGGTCGCGGCCGCAGCCACGCTCGGCGTGACCGAGCCGTTCTCCGCGGGCATCGGCGGCGGCGGCTTCTTCGTCTACTACGACGCCAAGACCCGTCGCGTGCACACCATCGACGGGCGCGAGGCGGCACCCCGCGCGATGGGGCAGGACGCGTTCATCAAGGCCGACGGCACGCCGATGGCGTTCCAGGAGGCCCGGATCAGTGGCATTTCGGCCGGCGTACCCGGATCGCTGTTGACCTGGAAGGAAGCCCTTCGCAAGTGGGGCAGCCGCTCGCTCGGCGCGGCGCTGTCGCCGGCGGCCGATGTCGCCCGGCGCGGTTTCACCGTCGACGCGACGTTCCGCCAGCAGATCGCCGACAACTCCGCCCAGTTTGCCCAGTTTGATTCCACGCGTGATCTCTACCTGCCGGGCGGGCAGCCGCCGCTGGTCGGCTCGCGCTTCCGCAACCCGGACCTCGCCGACACCTATGGCGAGATCTCCCGGCGCGGCACGGACGCCTTCTATGAGGGCGCGATCGCCCGCGACATCGTCGCGACCGTGCAGCACCCGCCGGTCGCCGCCGACCCCGCCGTGCCGTGGCAGTTCGAGATCCGCCCGGGCGGGATGACCCTCGCCGACCTCGACCGCTATGACGTGCGGTTTCCCGCGCCGACGAAGTCGGACTATCGCGGCTACACCGTCTATGGCATGTCGACGCCGTCGAGCGGTGGCGTCGCGGTGAGCGAGGCGCTCAATATCCTCGAGCAGTTTGACCTGGCCGGCCTGACCGCCACCGAGGCGCTGCACCTCTATCTCGAGGCCAGCGCGCTCTCGTTCGCCGACCGCAACCGCTATGTCGGCGACTACACCTCGCAGGCTGTGCTCGACGAGTTGGTGCGCGACAAGTTTGCCGCCGAGCGGGCCTGCCAGATCGACCCGACGAAGGCCCTGGTCAAGCCCGTCGCGCCGGGTAGCCCCGATGGCCACTATGGAGGGTGCACCACCGCGACGGCCGTCGCTGACGGTAACCCCGGGCAGAGCACGACCAACCTCACCGTCACCGACAAGTGGGGCAACATCGTCGAATACACCCTGACGATCGAGCAGACCGGCGGCAACGCGATGGTGGTGCCGGGCCGTGGTTTCCTGCTCAACAACGAGATGACCGACTTCAACTTCGCGCAGGCCCCGGGCGCGCCCGCCGACCCCAACCTGCCGGCTCCGGGCAAGCGGCCGCGCTCTTCGATGTCGCCCACGATCGTGTTCGACGACGGCAAGCCCTTCCTGGCGCTCGGCAGCCCCGGCGGCGCGACGATCATCACCACTGTGCTGCAGATCCTCGTCAACCGGATCGACCTGGGAATGACACTGCCCGAGGCGATGGCCGCGCCACGGGCGTCGCAGCGCAACGCCAGCCCCGGACAAGCAGAACCGGCATTCATCACGGCGTATGGCGGTGAGCTGGGCACACTCGGCCAGGCGTTCGCTGCCACGCCCGAGCTCGGCGCGGCGACTGCGATCGAGTTCACCCGACGCGGCCTGATCGCTACGGCCGAGCCGGTTCGCCGTGGTGGCGGCGCGGCGGGCGTCCTTCACAATTCGCACTGA
- a CDS encoding S8 family serine peptidase: protein MLTVATVPLVATPAHADTVRSLSWHLDSLRIPRAQEITKGAGVTVAIVDGGVQADNQDLVGQVVPGKAFATDVAPDGRTDPDKDVSHGTGMASLIAGRGGGTQRMLGIAPEAKIMPAAVGMAAETMPEAIRWAADQHVGVISVSMEPLSPVVSPLLFQAIAYAQQRDVVVVASAGNKGEDSLSQLAAQPGVVSVAATDRKGKVWSGSSRGHELAVAAPGVQVIMSVNAASSPNGYGVGDGTSPATAIVAGVVALIRARFPDLDAANVINRLIKTTTDKGQKGRDPYYGFGIIDPVKALTANIPPVDANPLGVAAPVPADSASPGAGNDNGDDGDSSAAIKVHADWGSLLLYGLGCLAVVVVIVVLLVWLGRRRRRHGPNPPPGVPGGPAQQHMPPPPGQWTGPPPGAPGSMPPGYVSPQRQQPHYPPAPQQPGYGPPPPQPSYGPPPAQPTYGPPGGAGSRPHQLQYPPPAPPGYGQPPTEQRQPPPTSDR, encoded by the coding sequence GTGTTGACGGTGGCCACCGTGCCACTGGTCGCCACCCCGGCACACGCCGACACCGTGCGGTCGTTGTCCTGGCACCTCGACTCGCTGCGCATCCCGCGCGCACAAGAGATCACCAAGGGCGCCGGCGTCACGGTCGCGATCGTCGACGGCGGCGTGCAGGCCGACAACCAGGACCTGGTCGGTCAGGTCGTGCCCGGCAAGGCGTTCGCCACCGACGTGGCGCCCGACGGGCGCACCGACCCCGACAAAGACGTCAGCCACGGCACCGGGATGGCCAGCCTCATCGCCGGGCGTGGCGGTGGCACGCAGCGGATGCTCGGCATCGCGCCCGAAGCGAAGATCATGCCCGCCGCGGTCGGCATGGCTGCGGAGACGATGCCAGAGGCCATCCGCTGGGCGGCCGATCAGCATGTCGGGGTGATCAGCGTCTCGATGGAGCCCTTGTCACCGGTCGTGTCCCCGCTGCTTTTTCAAGCCATCGCCTACGCGCAGCAGCGCGACGTCGTGGTGGTGGCGAGCGCCGGCAACAAGGGCGAAGACTCGCTGAGCCAACTCGCCGCCCAGCCCGGGGTGGTCTCGGTCGCCGCCACCGACCGCAAGGGCAAGGTCTGGAGTGGCTCCAGCCGCGGCCATGAGCTCGCGGTCGCCGCGCCCGGCGTGCAGGTCATCATGTCGGTCAACGCGGCGTCGTCGCCCAACGGCTACGGCGTCGGCGACGGCACCAGCCCGGCCACCGCCATCGTGGCCGGAGTGGTCGCGCTGATCCGCGCACGCTTCCCCGACCTCGACGCCGCCAACGTCATCAACCGACTGATCAAAACTACGACGGACAAGGGCCAGAAGGGCCGGGATCCCTACTACGGCTTCGGCATCATCGACCCGGTCAAGGCGTTGACCGCCAACATCCCGCCAGTCGACGCCAACCCACTGGGGGTCGCGGCACCGGTGCCGGCCGACTCGGCCAGCCCGGGTGCCGGCAACGACAACGGTGATGACGGTGATTCGTCCGCGGCGATCAAGGTCCACGCCGACTGGGGCAGCCTCCTGCTCTACGGTCTCGGCTGCCTGGCGGTCGTCGTTGTCATCGTCGTGTTGCTCGTCTGGCTCGGTCGCCGCCGGCGCCGCCACGGTCCTAATCCGCCGCCCGGCGTGCCAGGTGGGCCGGCGCAGCAACACATGCCGCCCCCGCCGGGCCAATGGACCGGGCCGCCGCCGGGTGCGCCGGGTTCGATGCCGCCCGGATACGTCTCGCCGCAACGGCAGCAGCCGCATTACCCGCCAGCGCCGCAGCAGCCGGGCTACGGACCGCCGCCGCCGCAACCGTCCTATGGGCCACCGCCGGCGCAACCTACCTACGGACCGCCTGGTGGCGCGGGTTCGAGGCCGCATCAGCTGCAATACCCGCCGCCAGCGCCGCCGGGATACGGCCAGCCACCGACCGAACAGCGGCAACCACCGCCAACGAGTGACCGGTAA
- a CDS encoding WXG100 family type VII secretion target, translated as MPALDWTTMVNQVVVAGRPGDVEDAALGWQELVGNVRDVSTALERDLKGIDAFWTGKAADAFTEKVKGLSKELKVVSDSAAPEGGAGIVDTLRTAAQDLQKAQAAMPIPATMIGDVMAARDASVFIGPGVLETELKSGFFNSAPMQLAGWLTDQFRSLLTDVEGDAREAYDAVNTQHESTADRAPGAAPVGGVDVPKVTTPDLGGGGPGAGPGGIPDLGGAPAGAGGGIPDVGGGGSGVGKMPGLLDGSPIDKPTSPDLDGYKPGSGLAGAGGGLTTGTPSGLGAGGLGGGGLGGAGGGAGLGSAGGGLGGAGGLGRIPGGGSLGKPITPGLAGMGGGLAGRGAGGGKLGSGGMAGMGGIGGGAGGGRGTGSTRGAGAGMAGIGGAGAGAGKGAGGRGTGLGGARGAGAGGGMAGMGGGAGAGKGGAAGRGAAGRGAGFAGGAGAGGNAYGDEDEYDSWLYEDENVWNEGTDVPPPPVLGN; from the coding sequence ATGCCTGCTCTCGACTGGACGACCATGGTCAACCAGGTGGTCGTCGCCGGCCGTCCCGGCGACGTGGAGGACGCCGCTCTCGGTTGGCAGGAGTTGGTCGGCAATGTCCGCGACGTCTCCACCGCGCTCGAGCGCGATCTCAAGGGGATCGACGCGTTCTGGACGGGCAAAGCGGCCGACGCCTTCACCGAGAAGGTCAAAGGTCTGAGCAAGGAACTCAAGGTGGTCTCCGATAGTGCGGCGCCGGAAGGCGGCGCCGGCATCGTCGACACCCTCCGGACCGCGGCCCAAGACCTCCAGAAGGCCCAGGCGGCGATGCCGATCCCGGCAACGATGATCGGCGACGTCATGGCTGCCCGCGACGCCAGCGTCTTCATCGGCCCCGGCGTGCTCGAGACCGAGCTCAAGTCCGGCTTCTTCAACTCCGCGCCGATGCAGTTGGCCGGCTGGTTGACCGACCAGTTCCGGTCCCTGCTGACCGACGTGGAAGGCGACGCGCGCGAGGCCTACGACGCGGTCAACACGCAACACGAGAGCACGGCCGACCGGGCACCGGGCGCAGCGCCAGTTGGCGGTGTAGACGTCCCCAAGGTCACCACTCCCGACCTGGGCGGTGGCGGCCCGGGCGCCGGCCCCGGCGGCATCCCAGACCTGGGTGGCGCCCCGGCCGGTGCCGGTGGCGGCATCCCTGATGTCGGTGGCGGCGGCAGCGGCGTCGGCAAAATGCCGGGCCTGCTCGACGGCTCACCGATCGACAAGCCCACCAGCCCTGACCTCGACGGCTACAAGCCAGGTTCCGGCCTCGCCGGCGCGGGCGGCGGCCTGACCACCGGCACCCCCTCTGGCCTGGGCGCCGGCGGCCTGGGCGGTGGCGGTCTCGGTGGCGCGGGCGGCGGCGCCGGCCTGGGCAGTGCGGGCGGCGGCCTCGGCGGAGCTGGCGGCTTGGGCCGCATCCCGGGCGGCGGCTCCCTCGGCAAGCCCATCACCCCCGGCCTCGCCGGCATGGGTGGCGGCCTGGCCGGCCGCGGCGCCGGCGGCGGCAAGCTGGGCAGCGGCGGCATGGCAGGCATGGGCGGCATCGGCGGCGGCGCAGGCGGCGGCCGAGGCACCGGTTCGACCCGCGGCGCCGGCGCTGGCATGGCCGGCATCGGCGGCGCCGGTGCTGGTGCCGGCAAGGGCGCGGGCGGCCGCGGAACCGGCCTGGGCGGTGCCCGCGGCGCGGGCGCCGGCGGCGGCATGGCTGGCATGGGCGGTGGAGCGGGTGCCGGCAAGGGCGGCGCTGCGGGCCGCGGTGCCGCTGGTCGAGGTGCGGGCTTCGCCGGCGGAGCCGGCGCGGGCGGAAACGCCTATGGCGACGAAGACGAATACGACAGCTGGCTCTACGAAGACGAGAACGTGTGGAACGAGGGCACCGACGTCCCCCCGCCCCCGGTTCTCGGGAACTGA
- the mycP gene encoding type VII secretion-associated serine protease mycosin, with translation MTQTPWPLQQMRPDLAWPISEGAGITVAVIDSGVSATHPALAGRVLQGRDFLVPSTRGQCDEAAHGTIVAGVIAGQKPEGSVFTGIAPKAKILPIRVLKSTGKEQGATPGAHIVSAIDWAVGKDVDVINLSLTTDPTPALERAIKNALDHGVVVVAAAGNDGGSNGTEQSAYPAAYDGVIAVAGIDKDGHHVATSTSGAYVDVAAPGADVDGPIPHDDGYLRFTEGGTSFAAAYVSGLAALLRSANPKLTPAQVLERITTTADHPPEGRNNQVGYGVINPYRALTAIPGASKPSPAPQALAPVTLPKDPMGNTRVIATWTATALAGVALVIALVAAVLRRTRRRGLPVDGAAPALSAGRASKGRGGQPSTAQVTAPKVRSRGGGPARAGAMAGSGSAQGQPAQRQPSQHVGSHATSPNFSGRAQVPPR, from the coding sequence ATGACGCAGACACCGTGGCCGCTGCAGCAGATGCGGCCGGATCTGGCATGGCCGATCAGCGAGGGTGCCGGGATCACGGTCGCGGTCATCGACTCGGGTGTGTCGGCCACCCACCCGGCGTTGGCCGGCAGGGTCCTTCAAGGACGCGACTTCTTGGTTCCGTCCACTCGCGGCCAGTGTGACGAGGCCGCACACGGCACCATCGTCGCCGGGGTGATCGCCGGGCAGAAGCCGGAAGGGTCGGTGTTCACCGGCATCGCGCCGAAGGCCAAGATCCTGCCGATCCGGGTGCTGAAGAGCACGGGCAAGGAACAGGGTGCCACCCCGGGGGCGCACATCGTCTCGGCGATCGACTGGGCCGTCGGCAAGGACGTCGACGTCATCAACCTGTCGCTGACGACCGACCCGACACCGGCGCTGGAGCGGGCGATCAAAAACGCGCTCGACCACGGCGTCGTGGTCGTGGCAGCGGCCGGCAACGACGGTGGCAGCAACGGCACCGAGCAGTCCGCCTACCCGGCGGCCTACGACGGAGTGATCGCCGTCGCCGGCATCGACAAGGACGGGCACCACGTTGCCACGTCGACGTCCGGTGCCTACGTGGACGTCGCCGCCCCTGGCGCCGATGTCGACGGCCCGATCCCGCACGACGACGGTTACCTCCGCTTCACGGAGGGCGGGACCAGCTTCGCCGCCGCCTATGTGTCGGGGCTTGCCGCGCTGCTCCGCTCCGCGAATCCGAAGCTCACACCGGCTCAGGTCCTCGAGCGGATCACCACGACCGCCGATCATCCGCCGGAGGGCCGCAACAACCAGGTGGGGTACGGCGTGATCAACCCCTACCGGGCCCTGACCGCGATCCCGGGCGCGAGCAAGCCATCGCCGGCACCGCAGGCCCTCGCCCCGGTCACGCTGCCAAAGGACCCGATGGGCAACACCCGCGTGATCGCGACCTGGACCGCCACTGCGCTCGCCGGCGTGGCCTTGGTGATCGCCCTGGTCGCCGCGGTGCTCCGGCGCACCCGCCGGCGAGGTCTTCCCGTCGACGGGGCGGCCCCCGCTCTATCCGCCGGTCGCGCTTCCAAGGGCCGCGGTGGTCAGCCGTCGACCGCGCAGGTCACGGCGCCGAAGGTCCGCAGCCGCGGCGGTGGCCCGGCCCGAGCCGGAGCGATGGCTGGATCCGGATCGGCACAGGGCCAGCCGGCACAACGGCAACCAAGCCAGCACGTGGGAAGCCACGCCACCTCGCCCAACTTCAGCGGCCGAGCTCAAGTCCCGCCTCGCTGA